A DNA window from Laspinema palackyanum D2c contains the following coding sequences:
- a CDS encoding CHASE2 domain-containing protein, translating to MGFRQWLQGYFKTHHPLFPGAIAALISVTMGLGGAWQPLERLGYGVLFNLRPELKWNPRITVIAIDGKSLQDYGQFPWSRDRYVELLNALNNSSPAAIGFDILFLDPSPQDESFARAIQANGRTILASAGPEEEPLPVLKDAAAAIGHILHEPDSDGISRQGTVWFNGIPTLSLAGVQVSENQSPETLLNQIPPQAIVKPYPEFDFQNVWINWPGKIQQVPTYSFVDVVEGRVPPNAFDNQVVLVGFVATGIDRKISPLQPITGVYVHAAILDNGLEGRFLKRLSPVMTGVILIGISLSMSWVWSDRGLMRFGLAQLQIAAAVGFPLAWFAIALGAFTWGNWWIPVAAPIGTMLLAGIIVQLRDRYEKQQLMQLFAKQISPEMARVVWDRRDEIFNQGDLPPQELIATVLFMDIRSFTTISESLPPRELLSWLNDYLDAMSECIMEHGGVIDKYIGDAIMAVFGLPFPRQNPEEIQADAMNAIAACLAMDARLKELNQRMKAEGKPLIQVGMGIHTGPLIAGSVGGKQRANYSAIGDTVNVAARVEPLNKEIVAYNLYHLLVTEETYNYVCDRYQGVQVTELHLRGKQQETIIYSILGERPDEDSPNSSV from the coding sequence GTGGGATTTCGACAGTGGCTACAAGGTTATTTTAAAACTCATCATCCTTTGTTCCCCGGGGCGATCGCCGCACTGATTTCCGTGACAATGGGGCTAGGGGGTGCATGGCAACCCCTAGAACGGTTGGGGTATGGGGTCTTGTTTAATCTTCGTCCCGAACTCAAATGGAATCCCCGGATTACAGTGATTGCCATTGATGGCAAGAGTTTACAGGATTACGGACAGTTCCCCTGGTCTCGCGATCGCTATGTCGAACTTCTGAATGCTCTCAACAATTCTTCCCCTGCGGCCATTGGTTTTGATATTCTGTTTTTGGACCCGAGTCCTCAAGATGAATCCTTTGCTCGCGCAATTCAAGCCAATGGCAGAACGATTCTCGCTAGTGCCGGTCCCGAAGAAGAACCCTTACCCGTTTTAAAAGATGCAGCAGCGGCGATCGGTCATATTCTTCATGAACCCGATAGTGATGGCATTAGCCGTCAAGGAACCGTTTGGTTTAATGGGATACCGACCTTGAGTTTAGCCGGGGTGCAAGTTTCGGAAAATCAAAGCCCTGAAACGTTATTAAATCAAATTCCACCCCAGGCTATTGTTAAGCCTTATCCCGAGTTTGACTTTCAAAATGTCTGGATTAATTGGCCGGGAAAAATACAGCAAGTCCCGACTTATTCATTCGTGGATGTGGTCGAGGGTCGCGTTCCTCCCAATGCCTTTGATAATCAAGTGGTCTTAGTCGGATTTGTGGCGACGGGGATTGATCGCAAAATTTCGCCCCTTCAGCCGATTACCGGGGTCTATGTCCATGCAGCGATTTTGGATAATGGGTTAGAGGGACGGTTTTTAAAACGGCTTTCCCCAGTCATGACGGGGGTGATTTTAATTGGGATTAGTTTATCCATGAGTTGGGTATGGAGCGATCGCGGTCTGATGCGCTTCGGATTGGCACAACTTCAGATTGCAGCGGCAGTGGGGTTTCCTCTGGCTTGGTTTGCCATCGCTTTAGGGGCTTTTACTTGGGGAAATTGGTGGATTCCCGTTGCTGCACCCATCGGCACCATGCTGTTAGCTGGAATCATTGTTCAACTGCGCGATCGCTACGAAAAACAACAGCTGATGCAGCTTTTTGCAAAACAGATTTCTCCCGAAATGGCTCGTGTAGTTTGGGACCGTCGGGATGAAATTTTTAACCAGGGAGATTTACCGCCTCAAGAACTGATTGCGACGGTTTTATTCATGGATATTCGGAGTTTTACGACTATCTCTGAAAGTTTACCTCCCCGGGAGTTACTCTCCTGGCTTAATGATTATTTGGATGCGATGTCTGAATGTATTATGGAGCACGGGGGAGTGATTGATAAATATATTGGCGATGCCATTATGGCGGTGTTTGGTCTGCCCTTTCCTCGCCAAAATCCGGAGGAGATTCAGGCGGATGCTATGAATGCGATCGCTGCTTGTTTAGCAATGGATGCGAGGCTGAAAGAACTCAATCAACGGATGAAAGCGGAAGGAAAACCGTTGATTCAAGTCGGCATGGGGATTCATACAGGTCCGCTGATTGCAGGGAGTGTCGGGGGTAAACAACGGGCCAATTATTCGGCGATCGGGGATACGGTGAATGTGGCGGCACGAGTAGAACCGCTGAATAAAGAGATTGTTGCTTATAATCTGTATCACCTCTTGGTTACTGAAGAAACCTATAATTACGTCTGCGATCGCTATCAAGGCGTTCAAGTTACTGAACTTCACCTGCGCGGTAAACAGCAGGAGACAATTATTTACTCCATTTTAGGGGAACGACCCGACGAAGATTCGCCCAATTCCTCGGTTTAA
- a CDS encoding FecR family protein, protein MPLYCTQEAEASTLTDRARRIYPEGNFWRIGIRRGFGAIAPICSKNTSLNLSKLMNNISTPALALPQILRAILLSWGAIAALTPSPAMAIAEPDVQPETPTHRDLPQGGLSFVEEPLFVPSDKTLALETQGEGISDSLTPAERGPVPEISPEQPLLSADLLAQTATGCAGGMRVESVRGSVTFEGRPIQVGDCFQPAIGTWIAAENSSARLRFDNFRGSLEMDEISEFEIESLAEGNVDLFVRQGQVRFSLGRLTRDLATELDGEAIAMKTLPFSLEDPLLTQDRTGDSPFRVRTPTGVAGVRGTSFGVDVGPNGQTGIRTVDGSVSATALGQEVLLGNGQFTVIAPGLAPTAPQPIPADSKFELLVTQPRGSSRVLIHGKIDSPDILLLNGEPVVTNPDGSFSLLIPRPASRRLRFVVRGPAVRERVYSIPVQ, encoded by the coding sequence GTGCCTCTATATTGTACTCAAGAGGCCGAAGCCTCAACCTTGACCGATCGCGCAAGACGAATCTATCCCGAAGGAAACTTCTGGAGAATCGGAATTCGTCGTGGTTTTGGTGCGATCGCGCCGATATGCTCTAAAAATACTTCCCTAAACTTATCAAAGCTGATGAATAATATTTCCACCCCTGCTTTAGCTTTACCTCAGATACTCCGAGCCATCTTATTATCCTGGGGGGCGATCGCCGCCTTAACTCCCTCTCCAGCAATGGCGATCGCCGAACCGGACGTTCAACCGGAAACCCCGACCCACAGAGACCTTCCCCAGGGAGGTCTCTCGTTTGTAGAAGAACCTTTATTTGTCCCCTCTGACAAGACCTTGGCCCTCGAAACCCAGGGGGAAGGCATCTCCGACTCCTTGACCCCCGCAGAAAGGGGCCCGGTCCCCGAAATTTCGCCAGAGCAACCGCTTCTGAGCGCCGACCTATTGGCGCAGACTGCCACGGGTTGTGCCGGAGGGATGAGAGTAGAATCGGTCCGAGGCAGCGTCACCTTTGAAGGCCGTCCCATTCAAGTTGGGGACTGTTTCCAACCGGCGATCGGTACCTGGATCGCCGCAGAGAACTCCAGCGCTCGTTTGCGATTTGACAACTTTCGGGGCAGCCTAGAAATGGATGAAATCAGCGAATTTGAGATCGAAAGTCTTGCGGAGGGTAATGTCGATCTATTTGTACGCCAGGGACAGGTCAGATTTTCCCTGGGACGGTTAACCCGTGATTTGGCCACCGAACTGGATGGAGAGGCGATCGCCATGAAGACCCTCCCCTTCTCCCTAGAAGACCCCCTGTTAACCCAGGACCGTACTGGAGATTCCCCCTTCAGAGTCCGGACACCCACCGGCGTTGCCGGGGTGCGCGGCACCTCATTTGGAGTTGATGTCGGACCCAACGGTCAAACCGGAATTCGGACCGTCGATGGCAGCGTCAGCGCCACAGCACTCGGACAAGAAGTCTTGCTCGGTAACGGTCAATTTACCGTCATTGCCCCCGGTTTGGCTCCCACTGCGCCCCAACCGATTCCTGCCGACTCCAAATTTGAATTACTCGTCACCCAACCCCGGGGATCCAGTCGAGTTCTCATTCACGGTAAAATTGATAGTCCAGATATCTTGTTACTCAACGGTGAACCTGTTGTTACCAATCCCGATGGCAGTTTTTCTCTGTTGATCCCCAGACCTGCCTCCCGACGACTCCGGTTCGTCGTGCGTGGACCGGCAGTGCGAGAACGAGTCTATTCGATTCCGGTTCAATAA
- a CDS encoding helix-turn-helix domain-containing protein, producing the protein MTGSNLTFNFTGLSRPKSAEEETLLSRTHLENAVAIRSTETEPLMEWISDQTELNSDRLWEEALRQLGQELEQRRQQQGLSREELYNLTHVPQYQIRALETGSIEKLPQDIYVRGFIRRLGDALGLDGAALADSLPERNPIETVVDSTRPSKFALSLSLSPIHLYLVYGVILVSAILGLSFQKSHNPSISPSNPSLSNPVDVNP; encoded by the coding sequence ATGACTGGCTCGAATTTAACCTTTAATTTTACCGGACTGTCCAGGCCCAAATCAGCAGAGGAAGAGACTCTGCTGAGTCGAACGCATTTAGAGAATGCAGTAGCAATCCGATCCACAGAAACAGAACCCTTAATGGAGTGGATCAGCGATCAAACCGAACTCAACAGCGATCGCCTCTGGGAAGAGGCCCTGCGGCAACTGGGTCAAGAACTAGAACAACGCAGACAACAGCAAGGACTCTCTCGCGAAGAACTCTACAACCTGACCCATGTCCCCCAATATCAGATCCGCGCCCTCGAAACCGGGTCCATTGAGAAATTACCCCAAGATATCTACGTCCGAGGGTTTATCCGTCGCCTTGGAGATGCCTTGGGATTAGATGGGGCCGCCTTAGCCGATTCTTTACCAGAACGCAATCCCATCGAAACCGTCGTGGATTCGACAAGACCCTCAAAATTTGCCTTGAGCTTGTCACTGAGCCCGATCCATCTTTACCTCGTCTATGGCGTGATTTTAGTCAGTGCAATCCTGGGATTGTCTTTCCAAAAATCCCATAACCCATCGATCTCCCCATCCAATCCATCCCTTTCCAATCCCGTGGATGTCAACCCCTAA
- a CDS encoding alpha/beta fold hydrolase produces the protein MPTRHTLNFPDLQLSYLEWNRGKEPLLLLHGLGDHGLVWSSLGEYLSDRYHIIAPDLRGHGYSSKPLKGYTTSDVLGDLEGLFEHLNWRSAHVLAHSWSAKIAPIWARSHPERFNSMILVDPIFITKMPSIMKLSFPILYRTLACLKMMGPFPSYQAAQVQAQQLDQYSGWSPLQQQVFQEGIEEKPNGEWGSKFTIAARDGIFEDVLRVDGLTEPLSTPTLFIQPEQGVNRAEWQMKPYKTYLKNLTLHRIAGNHWPFLATAETFNAIVADFLTGVSTKKSGD, from the coding sequence ATGCCAACCCGTCACACCCTGAATTTCCCTGATCTCCAGCTTTCTTATCTGGAATGGAATCGAGGAAAAGAGCCGTTATTGTTGTTGCATGGGTTGGGAGACCATGGGCTGGTTTGGTCCAGTTTAGGGGAATACCTGAGCGATCGCTATCATATTATTGCACCGGATCTGCGAGGGCACGGTTATAGCAGTAAACCCCTGAAGGGTTACACCACTTCAGATGTACTCGGCGATCTCGAAGGATTATTTGAGCATCTCAATTGGCGATCGGCTCATGTTTTGGCTCATTCTTGGAGTGCGAAAATTGCCCCGATTTGGGCGCGATCGCATCCTGAGCGTTTTAACAGCATGATTCTGGTGGACCCCATCTTTATCACCAAAATGCCATCGATCATGAAGCTGAGTTTTCCCATCCTTTACCGGACTTTAGCTTGCCTGAAAATGATGGGTCCCTTTCCCAGCTATCAAGCAGCACAGGTGCAGGCGCAGCAGTTGGATCAGTACAGCGGGTGGAGTCCCTTGCAACAACAGGTTTTTCAGGAAGGGATTGAGGAAAAACCCAATGGAGAGTGGGGGAGTAAGTTTACGATCGCCGCCCGAGATGGCATTTTTGAGGATGTTCTGCGCGTGGATGGATTAACCGAACCCCTAAGTACCCCGACCCTATTCATTCAACCCGAACAGGGTGTTAATCGCGCCGAATGGCAAATGAAACCTTACAAAACTTATCTCAAAAATCTGACTCTCCATCGGATTGCGGGCAATCACTGGCCGTTTTTAGCCACTGCAGAGACTTTCAATGCGATCGTTGCCGATTTTTTAACTGGGGTTTCTACAAAAAAGTCCGGTGATTAG
- a CDS encoding YihY/virulence factor BrkB family protein — translation MGPSFQPLVRFLQFFSYLKFSTLCEVADRASQQRLTGLSAEMAYHAMLSLFPAILAVVASIALFEGLQATLFNLANQLAEVIPLEVWNTIRGLIREILQSRNQEVFSLGFVATLWVFSGVMGAAMAALDQIHQIPHKQRRPFWKAKLVAIGLAMGSIILFIVASFLIFISDWVIQLLARRSCLIDSGQNCLFESGFLCLLQPLETCPLEGRLLEVWHFWSRPLTLLIVSVAFAFIYRFGPSHRRRDTPLVPGAFIAAILWAIISSLFRLYVAHFGNYNRTYGAVGTIIILLLWLYLSSLVTLLGAQLNVTVGAAMRRDRAIYYRLKNSDSSQ, via the coding sequence ATGGGTCCCTCCTTTCAACCCCTGGTTCGGTTTTTGCAGTTCTTTTCCTATCTAAAATTTTCGACCCTGTGCGAAGTTGCCGATCGCGCCAGCCAACAGCGCTTAACGGGTTTATCCGCAGAAATGGCCTATCATGCGATGTTATCGCTGTTTCCCGCTATTCTAGCAGTCGTTGCTTCCATTGCTTTATTTGAAGGCTTACAAGCCACTTTGTTTAATCTAGCTAATCAACTGGCTGAGGTGATTCCCCTTGAAGTTTGGAACACGATTCGAGGGTTGATTCGAGAAATTCTCCAAAGTCGCAATCAGGAAGTGTTTTCCCTGGGGTTTGTCGCGACGCTTTGGGTTTTTTCTGGTGTCATGGGTGCGGCAATGGCAGCTTTGGATCAAATTCACCAAATTCCTCATAAACAAAGGCGGCCTTTTTGGAAGGCGAAACTGGTGGCGATCGGTCTGGCGATGGGGAGCATTATTCTGTTTATTGTCGCCTCGTTTTTAATTTTTATTAGTGACTGGGTAATTCAATTACTCGCTCGTCGCAGTTGTTTAATCGATTCGGGTCAAAATTGTTTATTTGAATCGGGGTTTCTCTGTCTGTTGCAACCCTTAGAGACTTGTCCTCTGGAAGGACGATTGTTAGAGGTGTGGCATTTTTGGAGTCGTCCCCTGACGTTACTGATTGTTTCGGTTGCCTTTGCCTTTATTTATCGGTTTGGTCCCTCCCACCGTCGGCGGGATACACCCCTGGTTCCCGGTGCTTTTATTGCGGCTATTTTATGGGCGATTATTTCCAGTTTATTTCGGCTTTATGTGGCGCATTTTGGAAATTATAACCGGACTTATGGGGCGGTAGGGACTATTATTATTTTGCTGTTATGGCTTTATTTAAGTTCATTGGTGACCCTTTTAGGCGCTCAACTTAATGTGACAGTTGGGGCGGCTATGCGTCGTGATCGGGCCATTTACTATCGGTTGAAAAATTCTGATTCGAGTCAGTAA
- the thrC gene encoding threonine synthase, producing MTLSYSPVPSPTSGATPADAPLRSSYWPGLIEAYRQYLPVSDHTPVVTLQEGNTPLIPAPAIAEIIGRQVQVYVKYDGLNPTGSFKDRGMTMAISKAKEEGAKAVICASTGNTSASAAAYARRAGMRAFVLIPDGYVALGKLAQALLYGAEVLAIKGNFDKALEIVRDMAEQYPVTLVNSVNPYRLEGQKTGAFEVVDALGNAPDWLCIPVGNAGNISAYWMGFCQYHQAGKCDRLPQMMGFQAAGAAPLVNGQPVANPETLATAIRIGNPASWDKAIAAQESSGGSFNAVTDDEILDAYRLLASREGVFCEPASAASVAGLLKVKDQVPTGATVVCVLTGNGLKDPDTAIKHSNNPFKQGIEPEIEAVAKVMGF from the coding sequence GTGACCCTGAGTTATTCTCCCGTTCCCTCCCCAACTTCCGGTGCAACTCCAGCAGATGCCCCACTGCGGTCCTCATACTGGCCCGGTCTTATCGAGGCTTACCGGCAGTATCTGCCCGTCAGCGACCACACTCCAGTCGTTACCCTCCAAGAAGGTAACACTCCCCTGATTCCCGCCCCAGCGATCGCCGAGATCATCGGTAGACAGGTGCAAGTTTACGTCAAATATGACGGTCTCAATCCCACCGGCAGCTTTAAAGACCGGGGGATGACGATGGCTATTTCCAAAGCCAAAGAGGAAGGGGCCAAAGCTGTCATCTGTGCCAGTACCGGCAACACCTCCGCCTCCGCTGCTGCCTATGCTAGACGCGCCGGAATGCGGGCATTTGTCCTGATTCCCGATGGCTATGTCGCCCTAGGCAAACTCGCCCAAGCCTTACTCTATGGTGCAGAAGTCTTAGCTATTAAGGGAAATTTCGACAAAGCCCTAGAAATTGTCCGGGATATGGCCGAACAATATCCCGTTACCTTGGTCAACTCCGTCAATCCCTATCGCCTCGAAGGGCAGAAAACCGGGGCATTTGAGGTGGTGGATGCCTTGGGTAACGCCCCCGATTGGCTGTGCATTCCGGTGGGTAATGCAGGCAATATTTCCGCCTATTGGATGGGATTTTGTCAGTATCATCAAGCCGGTAAATGCGATCGCCTGCCGCAAATGATGGGCTTTCAAGCTGCCGGTGCAGCCCCCCTCGTCAACGGTCAACCTGTGGCAAATCCCGAAACCCTCGCCACCGCCATCCGCATCGGAAATCCGGCGAGTTGGGACAAGGCGATCGCCGCCCAAGAGTCCTCCGGAGGCAGTTTTAATGCCGTCACCGATGACGAAATTCTCGATGCCTATCGTCTTTTGGCTTCCCGGGAAGGGGTATTCTGCGAACCTGCCTCCGCTGCCTCGGTTGCGGGATTACTCAAGGTCAAAGACCAAGTACCCACCGGGGCCACCGTCGTTTGCGTCCTCACCGGCAATGGACTCAAAGACCCGGATACCGCGATTAAACATAGCAACAATCCCTTTAAACAAGGCATTGAACCGGAAATCGAAGCGGTAGCAAAAGTGATGGGATTTTAG
- a CDS encoding fatty acid desaturase — protein sequence MTASTLKPQVTPQTLESDSFPSSLRLRDILSTLPKDVFLKNRRKAWTRVIINVLLVALGYWALAVSPAFLLPILWIYTGTALTGFFVIAHDCGHRSFANRKWVNDLVGHVMMLPLIYPFHGWRIGHNHHHKHTNKLLEDNAWEPWLPDVYENLSTFMKTFYRFLRGRFWWMGSIVHWAGLHFDWWRYEGKKREQVKFSALVVIAFAAIAFPTLIATTGIWGFVKFWLMPWMVYHFWMSTFTIVHHTTPNISFAFPEDWYEAKAQLNGTVHCDYPRWVEFLCHDINVHIPHHLSTAIPSYNLRKAHQSLEQNWGKYLQKSRFSWSLMKEITDKCHLYDEQNGYKSFKDYHAGR from the coding sequence ATGACAGCATCAACATTAAAGCCTCAAGTAACCCCTCAAACACTGGAATCAGATTCCTTCCCCTCTTCTCTACGTCTGAGAGATATTTTGAGCACCTTGCCGAAAGATGTATTTCTCAAAAATCGGCGGAAAGCATGGACTAGAGTTATTATCAATGTATTATTAGTCGCCCTCGGCTACTGGGCATTAGCCGTTTCTCCCGCATTTTTGTTGCCGATCCTGTGGATCTATACGGGAACAGCCCTAACGGGTTTTTTTGTGATTGCCCATGATTGTGGTCACCGATCTTTTGCCAATCGCAAATGGGTTAATGATTTGGTCGGCCATGTGATGATGCTGCCCTTAATTTACCCGTTTCATGGCTGGCGAATTGGTCACAATCACCACCACAAACACACGAATAAACTGCTGGAAGATAATGCCTGGGAACCTTGGTTGCCGGACGTTTATGAAAATCTCAGCACTTTTATGAAAACCTTTTATCGGTTCCTGCGGGGACGCTTCTGGTGGATGGGTTCCATCGTTCACTGGGCTGGATTGCACTTTGATTGGTGGCGTTATGAAGGCAAAAAACGGGAACAAGTTAAATTTTCGGCCTTAGTGGTCATCGCATTTGCTGCGATCGCCTTCCCCACCCTAATTGCCACCACCGGAATTTGGGGATTCGTCAAATTTTGGCTGATGCCTTGGATGGTCTACCATTTCTGGATGAGCACCTTCACCATTGTTCACCATACCACCCCGAATATTTCCTTTGCTTTCCCCGAAGATTGGTATGAAGCAAAAGCCCAATTAAACGGGACCGTTCATTGTGATTACCCACGCTGGGTGGAATTCCTCTGTCACGATATTAACGTCCATATTCCCCATCACCTCTCCACCGCCATTCCGTCTTACAACTTACGGAAAGCGCATCAAAGTCTGGAGCAAAATTGGGGCAAATACCTTCAAAAAAGCCGGTTTTCCTGGTCTTTGATGAAGGAAATTACCGATAAGTGTCACCTCTACGATGAGCAAAACGGTTACAAATCCTTCAAAGATTATCACGCCGGCCGGTAA
- the trxB gene encoding thioredoxin-disulfide reductase produces MTNPAVENVVIIGSGPAGFTAAIYAGRANLKPVVFEGFQMGGIPGGQLMTTTEVENFPGFPEGITGPKLMERMKLQAQRWGSELYTEDVQSVDLTQRPFVIRSEEREVKAHTVIIATGATAKRLGLSSEHQFWSRGVSACAICDGASPIFKGVSLAVVGGGDTAAEEAVYLTKYGTHVHLLVRREEMRASKAMQDRVLKNPKITVHWNTETVDIFGNDDRMEGIKVRNIKTGEETDLQVRGLFYAIGHTPNTQLFKGQLELDELGYIVTKPGNVETSVEGVYAVGDVQDHEFRQAITAAGTGCMGAMLAERWLSVNGLVQEFHQTEASEKAPEPEKEQKSDTEENFDPAATRHVGGFALRKLYHDSDRLIVVKYSAPTCGPCHTLKPILSKVIDEFDGKVHYVEIDIEADPEIADNAGVTGTPTVQFFKEKGLVDQIRGVKQKSLYREMIQNYL; encoded by the coding sequence ATGACAAATCCAGCAGTAGAAAACGTTGTGATTATCGGATCTGGCCCTGCCGGATTCACTGCCGCCATCTATGCGGGACGGGCGAATCTAAAACCCGTGGTTTTTGAAGGGTTTCAAATGGGGGGGATTCCTGGGGGTCAATTAATGACCACCACAGAAGTGGAGAATTTCCCTGGGTTTCCCGAAGGGATTACGGGACCGAAATTAATGGAACGGATGAAACTCCAGGCGCAACGCTGGGGGTCCGAATTGTACACGGAAGATGTGCAATCGGTGGATTTGACTCAGCGGCCCTTTGTGATCCGTTCAGAGGAACGAGAAGTCAAGGCCCATACCGTGATTATTGCTACAGGGGCCACGGCCAAACGCTTGGGATTATCGAGTGAACACCAGTTTTGGAGTCGAGGGGTCTCTGCCTGTGCGATTTGCGATGGGGCCAGTCCCATTTTTAAAGGGGTCTCATTAGCGGTGGTAGGTGGCGGAGACACTGCGGCGGAAGAAGCGGTGTATTTAACCAAATATGGGACTCATGTTCACCTGTTAGTCCGTCGGGAGGAAATGCGCGCCTCCAAAGCGATGCAAGACCGGGTTTTGAAGAATCCCAAAATTACGGTTCATTGGAATACGGAGACGGTGGATATCTTCGGAAATGATGACCGGATGGAGGGGATTAAAGTTAGAAATATCAAAACCGGAGAAGAAACCGATTTGCAGGTTCGCGGATTGTTTTATGCGATCGGTCATACTCCGAATACCCAACTCTTCAAAGGTCAACTGGAACTGGATGAACTCGGATATATTGTTACCAAACCGGGCAATGTCGAAACCAGCGTAGAAGGGGTTTATGCTGTCGGAGATGTCCAGGACCATGAGTTTCGCCAAGCGATTACCGCAGCGGGAACAGGTTGTATGGGGGCGATGTTAGCGGAACGGTGGTTATCGGTGAATGGGTTAGTTCAGGAGTTCCATCAAACGGAAGCATCGGAGAAAGCGCCGGAACCGGAAAAGGAACAAAAATCTGACACGGAAGAGAATTTCGACCCGGCGGCAACGCGCCATGTGGGCGGGTTTGCGTTGCGGAAGTTGTACCATGACAGCGATCGCCTGATTGTGGTTAAATATTCTGCCCCTACCTGTGGTCCTTGCCATACCTTGAAACCGATTCTGAGTAAAGTGATTGATGAATTTGATGGCAAGGTTCACTATGTCGAAATCGACATCGAAGCAGACCCAGAAATTGCAGATAATGCCGGAGTAACGGGAACACCAACGGTGCAGTTCTTTAAGGAAAAGGGCTTAGTGGATCAAATCCGGGGGGTCAAGCAAAAAAGTTTGTATCGAGAAATGATTCAAAACTATTTGTAA
- a CDS encoding class I SAM-dependent methyltransferase — protein MERVLEAEVMDSWEDATAYDRMDFLEVNTAFAESAIAVGPESALVLDAGTGTARIPILIVQRRPQWHIKAIDLSHNMLKVGQENVQSAGVQDQIQLEYIDAKQMPYGDSTFDIIISNSIIHHLPDPMPFFRELKRVLKPKGGIFIRDLMRPKDIETVDKIVARIGPEYDDYQTQLFRDSLIAAFRIEEVDEMIRMAGLDGVKVYASSDRHWTAERAYRE, from the coding sequence ATGGAACGAGTGCTAGAAGCGGAAGTGATGGATAGTTGGGAAGATGCGACGGCGTATGACAGGATGGATTTTCTGGAGGTGAATACAGCTTTTGCTGAGAGTGCGATCGCAGTTGGTCCCGAGTCCGCCTTAGTCCTAGATGCGGGAACGGGTACAGCGCGAATTCCCATTTTAATCGTGCAGCGTCGTCCTCAGTGGCACATCAAGGCGATCGACCTGTCGCACAATATGTTAAAAGTCGGACAAGAAAATGTACAGTCTGCGGGAGTACAAGACCAAATCCAGTTAGAGTATATCGATGCAAAACAGATGCCTTATGGCGATAGCACATTTGATATAATCATTTCCAATAGCATCATCCATCATCTCCCGGACCCGATGCCATTTTTCCGAGAACTGAAACGAGTTTTAAAACCCAAGGGCGGGATATTTATCCGAGATTTAATGCGACCCAAGGATATAGAAACCGTAGATAAAATTGTCGCCCGAATTGGACCGGAATATGATGACTATCAAACCCAGTTATTTCGGGATTCGTTGATAGCTGCATTTAGGATAGAAGAGGTTGACGAAATGATAAGAATGGCGGGATTAGACGGGGTAAAGGTTTATGCATCTTCGGACCGTCATTGGACGGCAGAACGTGCCTACAGAGAATAA
- a CDS encoding O-acetyl-ADP-ribose deacetylase — translation MMTDKITVIQGDITKQQVDAIVNAANTSLLGGGGVDGAIHRAAGSGLLAECRTLNGCQTGEAKMTRGYNLPAKYVIHTVGPVWKGGRNHEDELLASCYYESLKLAEKHQLKTIAFPAISTGVYGFPMERAAAIAVKTVQQFLSKTTAISEVRFVCFSNESYQCHLRAIASQET, via the coding sequence ATGATGACGGATAAAATTACTGTAATCCAAGGCGATATTACTAAACAACAGGTGGATGCGATCGTCAATGCCGCCAATACCAGTCTATTAGGCGGAGGCGGTGTTGATGGTGCCATCCATCGGGCGGCCGGTTCCGGTTTATTGGCCGAATGTCGCACTCTGAACGGTTGTCAAACTGGTGAAGCTAAGATGACTCGCGGGTACAATCTCCCGGCAAAATATGTGATTCATACAGTTGGCCCTGTCTGGAAAGGGGGCAGGAATCATGAAGATGAATTGCTGGCAAGTTGTTATTATGAGAGTTTAAAGTTGGCGGAAAAACATCAGTTAAAAACTATCGCTTTTCCGGCCATTAGTACGGGAGTTTATGGTTTTCCAATGGAACGGGCTGCTGCGATCGCTGTGAAGACGGTGCAGCAATTTTTAAGCAAAACGACTGCGATTTCTGAGGTGCGATTTGTCTGTTTTAGCAATGAATCCTATCAGTGCCATTTAAGGGCGATCGCATCCCAAGAAACATAG